In Rutidosis leptorrhynchoides isolate AG116_Rl617_1_P2 chromosome 2, CSIRO_AGI_Rlap_v1, whole genome shotgun sequence, one genomic interval encodes:
- the LOC139893852 gene encoding uncharacterized protein — translation MGWIGEQIDSVKSMQFRQLITQAISLGMIVTSALIIWKGLMCITGSESPVVVVLSGSMEPGFKRGDILFLHMSKEPIRAGEIVVFNVDGREIPIVHRVIKVHEHEDGEVDVLTKGDNNFGDDRLLYAQGQMWLQRHHIMGRAIGFLPYVGWVTIIMTEQPIIKYILIGALGLLVITSKE, via the exons ATGGGATGGATCGGGGAGCAAATCGATTCAGTGAAATCGATGCAGTTTAGACAATTAATCACGCAAGCAATTAGCCTCG GTATGATTGTTACATCTGCGTTAATAATATGGAAAGGACTAATGTGTATTACTGGTAGTGAATCACCTGTTGTTGTTGTGCTTTCTGGTAGTATGGAACCTGGTTTTAAAAGG GGTGATATTTTGTTTTTGCATATGAGTAAGGAACCAATTCGCGCTGGAGAAATCGTGGTGTTTAATGTTGAC GGCCGGGAAATTCCAATAGTTCATCGTGTGATTAAG GTACATGAGCATGAAGACGGAGAAGTTGATGTCCTTACAAAAG GTGACAACAATTTTGGAGATGACAGGCTTCTGTATGCTCAAGGTCAGATGTGGTTGCAACGGCATCATATTATGGGGAGAGCTATTGG ATTCTTGCCTTATGTTGGTTGGGTGACAATTATAATGACAGAACAGCCCATTATCAAG TATATTCTAATAGGTGCTCTTGGGCTGCTAGTAATAACTTCAAAAGAGTAA
- the LOC139890207 gene encoding protein S-acyltransferase 11-like has product MNLTDSTTTPPPPPPPSSEYTPGPTLQPPSDQEDHYVASITEEHEVTCWGCGLILILSPYTPIFKCGWCGAITNHNALKCDVNYFWWRRLRDRCSVCILLLFMSFIIGGGIWAIYPVVFSVSYFCGIFHMTTSIVLSIITISTYILSAFRSPGTPPLIPWGSYPTVGKGGLEGYTFCNYCAKPKSSNTHHCRSCGICVLDMDHHCPFIGNCVGTANHRVFVIFLISAVISNFYVSLVTSFAAFHIWPPLRKIPISVLSRPTDYMLIYTFLKEIVFFLFTSVESLSIRGFILVYLFVASISVEIGLCVLLWQQMCYIYEGKTYLSHLSSRGTNRNSKKDCKNIVRFFGCPYSATRYLLGFWNSRKIHKK; this is encoded by the exons ATGAATTTAACGGACTCCACCACCactccgccaccaccaccaccaccgtcaTCAGAATACACCCCAGGCCCCACCCTCCAGCCTCCTTCCGATCAG GAAGATCATTATGTAGCATCGATAACGGAAGAGCACGAAGTAACTTGTTGGGGGTGTGGATTAATTCTTATACTTTCGCCTTATACACCAATTTTCAAATGTGGGTGGTGTGGAGCCATAACTAATCATAATGCACTTAAATGTGATGTTAACTACTTTTGGTGGAGACGTTTGCGAGATAGATGTTCCGTTTGTATTCTCCTACTATTCATGTCTTTCATTATAG GTGGTGGTATATGGGCTATATATCCGGTAGTTTTTTCAGTAAGTTATTTTTGTGGCATATTCCATATGACTACATCGATTGTGTTATCGATAATCACAATTTCTACTTATATACTTTCGGCGTTTCGATCTCCTGGTACACCGCCGCTCATACCCTGGGGTAGTTATCCGACAGTGGGAAAAGGTGGGCTTGAAGGGTACACTTTTTGTAACTACTGTGCAAAGCCGAAGTCATCGAATACTCATCATTGTCGTTCATGTGGAATTTGTGTGTTGGACATGGATCATCATTGTCCCTTT ATTGGGAATTGTGTGGGCACTGCAAATCATCGTGTCTTCGTTATCTTTCTGATTTCAGCAGTGATAAGTAATTTTTACGTATCACTAGTAACTTCGTTCGCAGCGTTTCATATATGGCCACCGTTAAGAAAAATTCCTATCTCAGTTTTGAGTAGGCCAACTGACTACATGTTAATTTATACATTTCTCAAGGAAATTGTTTTCTTCTTGTTTACATCCGTAGAGTCTTTATCGATCAGAGGTTTTATTCTTGTATACCTATTTGTTGCAAGTATTTCAGTAGAAATCGGGTTGTGTGTGCTTTTGTGGCAGCAAATGTGTTACATATATGAAGGAAAGACGTATTTAAGTCATTTGAGTTCTCGAGGGACTAATCGAAACAGCAAAAAAGATTGCAAAAATATTGTTAGGTTCTTTGGATGCCCTTATTCTGCAACTAGATATCTACTAGGTTTTTGGAATTCTAGAAAGATCCACAAGAAGTGA